Proteins from one Ahaetulla prasina isolate Xishuangbanna chromosome 2, ASM2864084v1, whole genome shotgun sequence genomic window:
- the LOC131190973 gene encoding fructose-1,6-bisphosphatase 1-like has product MTDRSTFDTNVTTVTRFVMEGGRKARGTGELTQLLNSLCTAVKAISTAVRKAGIANLYGIAGSTNVTGDQVKKLDVLSNDMVINMLRSSFSTCLIVSEENKEAVIVEEDRQGKYIVCIDPLDGSSNIDCLVSIGTIFGIYKKVSPGAPCEKDALQPGRNLVAAGYALYGSATMLVLALESGVNCFMLDPAIGEFILVNRDVKIKKKGNIYSLNEGYASYFDPAVKEYLQKKKFPQDGSSPYGSRYVGSMVADVHRTLVYGGIFLYPANSKSPKGKLRLLYECNPMAFIIEKAGGMATTGKEAILDIMPENIHERVPVVLGSSDDVEEYLALVKKHSAK; this is encoded by the exons ATGACAGACCGGTCCACCTTCGACACCAATGTGACCACTGTGACCCGGTTCGTGatggagggaggcaggaaagcGCGGGGCACCGGAGAGCTCACTCAGCTGCTCAACTCGCTCTGCACGGCCGTCAAAGCCATCTCCACCGCCGTGCGCAAGGCGGGCATTGCCAACCT TTATGGAATTGCTGGTTCTACCAATGTGACAGGGGACCAAGTAAAGAAGTTAGATGTTCTTTCCAATGACATGGTGATCAACATGCTCAGATCATCATTCTCCACTTGCCTCATTGTgtcagaagaaaacaaagaagcaGTCATAGTGGAAGAAGACAGACAG GGTAAATATATTGTCTGCATTGATCCACTTGATGGCTCTTCTAATATTGATTGCCTTGTTTCTATTGGAACCATTTTTGGTATCTATAAAAAG GTTTCTCCTGGTGCTCCTTGTGAAAAGGATGCTCTACAGCCCGGTCGCAATCTGGTGGCAGCTGGTTATGCCCTCTATGGAAGTGCTACCATGCTTGTCTTGGCCCTGGAATCTGGCGTCAACTGTTTTATGCTTGATCCG GCAATTGGTGAATTCATTTTGGTCAATAGGgatgtaaaaataaagaaaaagggaaatatcTACAGTCTAAATGAGGGATATGCATCGTACTTTGATCCTGCAGTCAAGGAATATCTTCAGAAGAAGAAATTTCCCCAA GACGGTAGCTCTCCTTATGGCAGCAGGTATGTGGGTTCCATGGTGGCTGATGTGCATCGGACTTTGGTGTATGGAGGAATCTTTTTATACCCAGCCAATTCAAAGAGCCCTAAGGGAAAg CTGAGATTGCTGTATGAGTGCAACCCCATGGCTTTCATCatcgaaaaagctggagggatGGCAACCACAGGCAAGGAGGCGATCTTGGACATTATGCCTGAAAACATTCACGAGCGTGTGCCTGTTGTGCTGGGCTCTTCAGATGATGTGGAGGAATACTTAGCCTTGGTCAAGAAACATTCGGCCAAATGA